One region of Quercus lobata isolate SW786 chromosome 2, ValleyOak3.0 Primary Assembly, whole genome shotgun sequence genomic DNA includes:
- the LOC115974705 gene encoding increased DNA methylation 3 isoform X2 — protein sequence MDGQDFADRSQLKPAVVLTGTAKEGSAAPPIGLVDIGVSDGAYLFRVALPGVRKDQSKVKCEIQRDGKVHIEGVITGVGVPKESSAVFQMKVQQLCPPGPFSISFNLPGPVDPRLSSPTFRPDGILEVVVMKRRTPPTDGGLPP from the exons ATGGATGGGCAAGATTTTGCAGATCGTTCACAACTGAAGCCAGCTGTTGTTTTAACTGGAACAGCAAAGGAAGGTAGTGCTGCACCTCCTATTGGTCTTGTTGACATTGGTGTTAGTGATGGTGCCTACCTATTTCGAGTTGCACTTCCTGGTGTCCGAAAGGATCAAT CTAAGGTAAAATGTGAGATCCAACGTGACGGGAAGGTTCACATAGAAGGAGTGATAACAGGTGTAGGAGTTCCGAAAGAGTCATCAGCTGTATTCCAGATGAAAGTCCAGCAACTATGCCCACCTGGACCAttttctatttcctttaatCTGCCTGGACCCGTAGACCCCCGATTGTCTTCTCCAACTTTTCGGCCTGATGGCATCCTAGAAGTGGTAGTTATGAAACGCAGAACTCCTCCAACAGATGGTGGGTTACCTCCTTAA
- the LOC115974705 gene encoding increased DNA methylation 3 isoform X1: MDGQDFADRSQLKPAVVLTGTAKEGSAAPPIGLVDIGVSDGAYLFRVALPGVRKDQSAKVKCEIQRDGKVHIEGVITGVGVPKESSAVFQMKVQQLCPPGPFSISFNLPGPVDPRLSSPTFRPDGILEVVVMKRRTPPTDGGLPP; the protein is encoded by the exons ATGGATGGGCAAGATTTTGCAGATCGTTCACAACTGAAGCCAGCTGTTGTTTTAACTGGAACAGCAAAGGAAGGTAGTGCTGCACCTCCTATTGGTCTTGTTGACATTGGTGTTAGTGATGGTGCCTACCTATTTCGAGTTGCACTTCCTGGTGTCCGAAAGGATCAAT CAGCTAAGGTAAAATGTGAGATCCAACGTGACGGGAAGGTTCACATAGAAGGAGTGATAACAGGTGTAGGAGTTCCGAAAGAGTCATCAGCTGTATTCCAGATGAAAGTCCAGCAACTATGCCCACCTGGACCAttttctatttcctttaatCTGCCTGGACCCGTAGACCCCCGATTGTCTTCTCCAACTTTTCGGCCTGATGGCATCCTAGAAGTGGTAGTTATGAAACGCAGAACTCCTCCAACAGATGGTGGGTTACCTCCTTAA